Genomic DNA from Parasteatoda tepidariorum isolate YZ-2023 chromosome 3, CAS_Ptep_4.0, whole genome shotgun sequence:
aaattgatgACAAACAATCACTATTTAAAAGTACATAGAGTAAGTCTtgataatgatttaaaagtacacAGAGAAGACTTAATAAAGAGACATCCacacataagaaaaataaataaagttacagTTATAATAGccacatcaaaataaaatataaactgccAATTCATTAAGAAAACTTCAGAAATAAATCAAGTGCTGATCCctttttgaaaatcttgaaaaataaaacaaaaaaaacattcaatgagtaaaatttttaaaaaagtgctgcGACCTATATGCTTCAGGAACATAAAACCCTAAATTTCACCGCAGAAACCTATTTATGTGGGCTTCAATTTTGGCTGATTTAATTGAACGTTTGAGTCAGAATatcataattacaaaaattaaaggaaaattattatccTCAAATGTAATATTACAAAGATGAGCAAGAAGCATTTTGTATGTcaccaaaaatattattgcaaaccatttatttaaactttgtgGCATGCCATATATCAGGGGACTCAACAGTGGTAATTCCCACCTGCACATTGTTATTCCGGTATCAAAAAGGCAAATATGTTGTTCACTCTTTCATGGGCATCATATTTGGTGAGACAACATTTCTCCCACAGACAGCACagagaagaaaaggaaaaaaaatatccatgccttgtccaggattcgaacccaggacctttctgatgctttttcaaaaaattaatgtctttaaaattttagatcatTGATAGTTTcacaacatgaaattctaaataaattatatgcagcataatttaaattaattccttataaatttacttttatctccaattaacatttattattctaccagaaaaaatatttacaaatgaaagtgATGCTAGTTGTTCtagttgtaatatttttaaataaaatatacaagaatttttagaataaatgtgatcgatgatttcttgaaacttctggaccttaGATTTCCGAAAATATCCCAATATCGAAAATATCCTAATCCATCTGACTGCCTCTAGAGCAAATCTCATGTGCTTACAGTGTTTGTGGGAGGGTGACATGTCacctaataataatatataaatatgaacaGCGACCGCAGAAGAATATATGTGTGTGTAACAAACGAAACAACCTCCGTGTAAGAAAACCAACAAAAGGCCAATAGATGTCACTCACCCTgtaattaaactgttttgatgtaaaaaaaaagagagagttGGAAAAGCAAACCCGCGTGGTTCAAAAATGAGTGTGTGACTCATCAGTCTACGTAACTCATGTCTAGTTTCTGTTAAATATTGAAGTATCATCCTTATTGgtttttccattgttttaattgtattaattacatTGTACgtaaatatacattatatataaatatacatatttatatacacatacagtggtggccaaaagtgtggacactttttgaaagtttcacgtttttcaactttgtgtgcttgtagaatatattaattttcacttaaatacaaatgtttatgtatcaaattgaaggtaatttaatgtaaaatttaataataaatacagtattacaaaaaaagttataacactaataataagaactatcttagatttgcatttctttaaagtgatacttacacaatcaatacttagtaggataacccttattttttaagacagcttcacagcgtcttttcatcgagtgaacgagtgtttggagttcatctttcgtaatcacatggtgccaagaatcaattatagcttcacttagttgtcttttattggatgggCGTTTTTTTCGTACgagaattttcaaacgtcgccacaaattttcaattggattgagatcagggctgtttcctggccatggtaatatatctatgcctttattttgaaaacatactttgcatacttttgctgtgtggcatggagctgaatcctgctgaaaaataaatggtgcgttgttggagaagagatccctgatggaaggtatcaatcacttgaattcggcccacaccatctgcagacatacatgcccaaatcatgacatttgttgGATTTTTTGTAGTTGCTTCAATGCAATCAGGATGAAGCGCTTCGCCTACTCTACGTCTCACGTATTTTCTATCATCACTTCCAAAGAGCGATACTTTACTCTCATCACTCCAGATTACTTGCttccattgattttctgaccattAAATGTGTTCTTTTGCCCACTTAACTCATTTTCCAcgttgcttttgatttaaatatgtttttttccctcagaATTCTAGCTTGTAGTTCAAATCCTGATAACCTTCTTCTTATTGCTCTTGAACTTACTGCAATACCCGCTTCTTCCAACCTTAACCATTAACCGATAAATGCTCTTTTAGGGGCATAGGCGCGTGGTTAAATGTTGGTGTCAGTGTGCAATACCCGCTGCACTCATATCACATCGAATGGcatctgatgaaatttttctatcttgaaggcatagccatttcatttttctatcGGCAGTAGCACTTGTGAATTAGCCCCCCGCCTGATTTGGCTTTATTTTCCACTGATTTCGTTTTTTCATAATGTAAACAGAACTTACGTACATCAGAACAAGTCACTGAACCACCAACTTGTCTTGCAATTTCAGCATAAGAGAGGCCATTTTCTCTCAATATGACAATTCGGCTTCTTTTTGTAGATGTCCAGTTAGTTCTTCTTGTTGatgacattgtttaaaatttgtttaattaaaaaaagggacttcaaatattcaaaaacagcaATACTCTATTTAATTGTACTAGTATGCATCATAATATTTCCACAACAATAATAACCTAAACTATAGTTACAGTCATTTGATTGGTCCTAAGAACAGAGTTTGTAATTGGCTAGTacgtttttattacaaaacaagtCGTTATTCAAGACGATTTGTGTTTGTTCTACTAAAATGAGCATAACTGTTTTtgtaatatagatattttaattctgtttctgttattaaattttacataaaattaccttcaatttgatatacaaacgtttgtatttaagtgaaaattaatatattctacaagcacacaaaattgaaaaattcaaaaaatgtccacacttttggccaccactgtatatatatatatatatatatatatacatacatagagcactataaataaacacaaaaaggatataaagagaaaaatgaaaattaataagttttattcacTGTGCATAatctgcaagtatatagaactaaatattttgaaatattttttgaacttacACATACACACAGACATATTTagcacaataaagacaaaaagaaaagggagaaaaacaaagaaaattaataagttttattaactgcgcATAAGCTTCTAgcatatagaactcataaaataagttaaaatattgagaaaatatggtaaataataaaaaataatgacaagaaaagaaaaattattaaaagtatttaaaaaaattattttttatttatctaaaaagaaaaaaaattaaaaatccggaaatcaaaataaagaaaatatattatctcttcatcagctaacacgattatatccacaaaaaagagtactttctaatattgtatcaatatagccataGCAAAATATATccatacaatagtgtgaggagcactcaagaaaatttaaacgaaaatagaacatattaagtaaaatatatatatatgaaataaaacatatcaagcaaaaaacagaaaataaaatgtaaagaaattacaaaacaaaacatgaaAGGAAATCTATATAGCGATGAgcaaattaaagtaaacatacGCGTACTGAAATCTctttaagaatgatttaaaatattttcttaacaagattgcaagattacaaaatatgaaaacagaagcataaataaagtgataTCTTATGGCACATTCTACTGCAACACGGTAACTTAATGAGTTctattttcgttaaaattttttttaatgctcctcacactattgtattaatatattttgctttggctataatgatacaatattagaaagcactcctttttgcggatataatcgtgtgagctgatgaagagattatattatatcctttctttattttgttttccaaatttttaattcttagataaataaaaaatattttttaaatacttttaaaaaataattttattaatttttcttctcttgtcattattttttattattttccatattttctcaatattttaacttttataaaatgtgaaggGGCAGACCTTCTAAAACCCTTTAAAGATTGGAAGCGCGAAGTCCCTCTTCACTGTTAGCCCGATTTCAGACCTTAATATTGACCTATAATATTTAAGTTGGACCACATATTATATTACAGGGTAATAGTGTACCCTACCATGGGAAATAATTATAGGTCAATTAGGGGGTACACAGCGTGACCCTAAAGTTTACTATGTATGCNNNNNNNNNNNNNNNNNNNNNNNNNNGCGTATCTAAAATAAGTGTTCGGAAGAgcttaaaatgaggaaattcgccTTCTAAAACCCTTTAAAGATAGGAAGCGCGAAGTCCCTCTTCACTTATTACAGGGTAATAGTGTACCCTACCACGGGAAATAATTATATGTCAATTAGAGGGAACACAATGAGTTCCTGTATTTTACTATGTGTGCGTATAATTAATAAGGAATTAGGGGGTAcactatgtatattttaaatagtgcaTTAAAACAAGGAAATTCGAAGAcacttttcaataataaataacggCACGGTATCGGACCTTAATATTGacctataatattttaattggaccAGGTATTATATTACAGGGTAATAGTGtacctttattttgttttccaaatttttaattcttagataaataaaaaatatttttttaaatacttttaaaaaataattttaatgatttttcttctcttgtcattattttttattattttccatattttctcaatattttaacttttataaaatgtgaaggGGCAAGAGCTCCACTGTCCCTGATTATGAGTGCAGagcaaaatgataaaatattttcctctatTGAAGAAACTTACCTCTTTTGAAATATCCCTTGAAGGCAGTAACTCTGAATTTAATACTTCTTTTGAACTGACTTCCGAAGTGCAAAAGCTGGAATAAGCTCGACCACCAGTAAAatctataataacaaaaataatgcaattaagtTTATTGTGTTTGATAGAAGTTGTATAGTTAGTCTACTAAattaagaactcccctagccctTTGTCTGGACCCATGGCAGTGACAGCGAGGTATGACTATTTAAATTAGGGGGtggggtcattgtttaggacaggAAATTcttgaattctttttcttcagtcTATTGTGTTAACCCTAGAGTGAAGAAAAGCTACCTTCCCTAAAATGGGCCATTCTCATTTCCACAGACTTTGaggcggggggagttcttatcgtagacaaactatatttgtttcaactgctgttttatttattatttttaattaccattatttaaaaacacaaatataaaacaCCCTActccattaaaaataatgcaaacatatttaaatggaatacacaaaaaacaaaaacattttaaattcattttaaaataaaattgaaaagcattcaataaaataaaaaaaaagagtttatatttttctcttttaacctATCAAGAATTATACGAATccaattttaagttgaaaaaaacttataaaacctttaaaattttggCAACTACATTTGAATTGCACATTTTCATGaactaaatggaaaaaatattaattatgttcaaataattttccattGTTTAATATGGTGGGAATCCTTTTTCCATCTAAAGGtgacagttaaaattaaaaatgccatAGCATTAAGttgtttaaataagataattaaaaaaatttatatatttcagggAGAAATATCTTTAGAGACAATATCTATCCCCGTGGCAGAATAGTAGAGACCCGGCGACATTGTTGCAGAACGTGAATGAgctcttgcagaaagattttgtgaagtaaaaagtttttcttttctgcagaaattttctgaagattttatcttttcttcagaattatattcaaaagatgcctTTCTCACGcatctgaggaaaaaaaaatgctttttcttttctcatttgagaacaatgaaaaataaagattaatgaaggTAAAAAATTGGTTCTCTTTTCAGcagaaaattttgttctaatttttttaatacagttattactattgatttccacacagttttaaaatccgaaatttttaataaattatttattacaacaactgaatctggaaatgaaaatttgtatttagtaACCTATTTTTAAAGAGAACGATTTACTACTacggatttaaaaaatttttaatcttttttttttttttNAgttattactattgatttccacacagttttaaaatccgaaatttttaataaattatttattacaacaactgaatctcaaaatgaaaatttgtatttagtaacctttttttaaagagttcgATTTACTActacagatttaaaaattctttaatcttttttttttttttaatgggatgatgatttacaaaatgtgaaaaaggaaataattagccCTATCCCCCTACAAAATACGAGAATATAGCCCacaataatagaataaaaaatattacatatttaattaaaaaattattttatttgatccgaaaggtttctttttttatgcttttgttactttaatttatttttaaaagtatcttgcagaaagatatgaGTAATAGAGAGGTATGTTACAGAGAgtccaaaaaaattctgccacacaGGAATATCTATTAAGCTTTAATTCTGTTTAATTGATTAACTTAGAACTAAGCTCATTAGTTTCCTATATTGAAGTCATTAACAGAATTTTCTCGCCATTCTAGAAGCCATTCTCAGAATTTTTTCGGCTTTTCTGCAACAAAACTCTAGagctaaaaacaatttaatttttttaattgaatatgtaatatctttttttattctatgggcaatatttttacattttgttggTGGGGCGAGGAAtgcactaattatttcttttatcacattttgcaaaacatcatcacattaaaaaaaaacaatttaaaacatcaaattatttcaaaaacagatCAATGATGAAATCGCGAGCATCGGACTCTTCAGAAAGAGGTTACTCAAATGCATAATCCTTTTCAAGACTCgatagttgaaataaataatattgtataaaaaatattgggttttaaaaacaatgtggaaagcaaaagtaataattgtcttaaaaaataaatgatcaaatgagtatttcaaatttctaatatCATCTTAAATTTATTGGGATAAATATTAACTGTCGAAAATACAATCAAAGTGGATTTACATCGGCATGAATGGAGCACTTcaaaagattgttttttaaatgcgcAATTCAAACCTTAAGGataaatttctgcagaaaagcaaatcaaaattatttacttccaaaaagagaaatatttctgcaaaaaatcTGTTAAGTTCTGAGACAATGTCGCCACGATTCTGCCACAGGACACTGCAGATTATCTGAGTCAtatactttaaacttttttttcaattattataaagaaCCTTTGGTGGGTGGTTCAGATTCTTTCATCCGAAGAGTAGTAGAAGGCTTTATCATTATAGAAGGAGGTGAAGTTTTTGAAGCATCGATTTCTATTAAAGATCTTGGCTGCCCAAACACTGTCTGCTGAGGAAGATAATAAAGATTCTTTTCTTCATTCAAGATATTCTTCTCTTCTACTTCATTCATTGATTGCCCTTCAGAACTCACATCAATGCACAAACTGtctaaaaagaagtattttatgcatatatttttgcatatacTATTTATGGGCTTAAACACCAATGCATACTTTTACTGACAGATAATAAACacacaataattaaaagtacagtagggaaccaaTTATCCGGAACGATTGGGACCATCACTATTccagataattgttttttctggttttctgaatagctac
This window encodes:
- the LOC107441960 gene encoding uncharacterized protein; amino-acid sequence: MISICVLVIILITQDSLCIDVSSEGQSMNEVEEKNILNEEKNLYYLPQQTVFGQPRSLIEIDASKTSPPSIMIKPSTTLRMKESEPPTKDFTGGRAYSSFCTSEVSSKEVLNSELLPSRDISKESVVLSGYMETPSKTSDDHHHHMLEKSRLVSISSDDKLLIGSAF